In the genome of Xanthomonas translucens pv. cerealis, one region contains:
- a CDS encoding DUF6708 domain-containing protein codes for MSQFAGWLAQHYRVNRPLSDYERVSDVSNFDASGLKPIDQGIIDLNPVFVEYVDRHFLYRGWGAMWGSLIVAMAFTFALAMIRVLWEVKAEGLRAVTAGDYYAIGFVVILSLGAGALAYWMLLGRDVFRYQYYPIRFNRVSRVVHIFTGGKQGAISVPWDDIHFVIGRDKPIGPDEGSTYDLRGHVMRGDQVIHTFAVGSDSGSSPGVTLAHWEMIRRYMNGGGMDALPFPPLQLFMSTAVSFRNAFIIHVSSAGKGLMLLALPITLPWALFRYLTMKLCRKPQWPESVEEACQPGSKQPGALQAPAVYGRVKRGGPKGDAMLSFWKDAIKEAKARDPELRAQLYGRTPT; via the coding sequence ATGAGTCAGTTTGCAGGCTGGTTGGCCCAGCATTATCGTGTGAATCGCCCGCTATCCGATTATGAAAGGGTTTCGGATGTTTCTAACTTCGATGCATCAGGGTTGAAGCCGATTGATCAAGGGATTATCGATCTAAATCCCGTATTTGTAGAATACGTGGATCGACACTTCCTCTATCGCGGCTGGGGAGCAATGTGGGGCTCCCTCATTGTCGCTATGGCGTTCACGTTCGCATTGGCAATGATACGGGTGCTCTGGGAGGTTAAAGCGGAGGGTTTGCGGGCGGTCACCGCAGGTGACTACTACGCAATTGGCTTTGTTGTGATCCTCTCGCTAGGAGCCGGCGCTTTAGCATACTGGATGCTATTAGGACGGGATGTTTTTCGGTATCAGTACTATCCAATACGTTTTAATAGGGTGAGTCGGGTTGTTCATATCTTTACAGGTGGAAAGCAGGGTGCGATCTCCGTTCCTTGGGATGATATCCATTTCGTCATTGGACGCGACAAACCTATAGGTCCTGATGAAGGCAGTACGTATGATCTGCGTGGTCATGTAATGCGCGGCGACCAAGTCATCCATACCTTTGCCGTTGGATCCGATAGTGGTTCCAGTCCCGGCGTCACCTTGGCACATTGGGAGATGATCCGCCGATACATGAACGGTGGTGGGATGGACGCGCTGCCGTTTCCCCCGCTACAGCTATTCATGTCGACCGCGGTAAGTTTCCGTAACGCGTTCATTATCCATGTTTCTTCGGCAGGCAAGGGTTTGATGCTTCTTGCTCTGCCAATCACGTTGCCCTGGGCCCTATTCCGGTATCTCACCATGAAGCTGTGCAGGAAGCCGCAGTGGCCCGAATCTGTGGAAGAGGCCTGCCAGCCAGGGTCAAAGCAGCCTGGCGCACTCCAAGCCCCTGCGGTTTATGGGCGTGTCAAGCGCGGTGGGCCGAAAGGCGATGCAATGCTGTCGTTCTGGAAAGATGCCATTAAAGAGGCAAAAGCAAGAGATCCCGAACTCCGTGCACAGCTGTACGGGCGGACTCCTACGTGA
- a CDS encoding T6SS effector BTH_I2691 family protein translates to MDKTPMRSCDPAKKCDVCDQIGLPILPLRYAVCRSDVREQWRGPPLTGKFGKGVSSLALPGSEAHYTLRLARQGYLYVFNEVRGEWKGYQVTEDAYLLEFDPLGVPPPREEFAPSCARMANSQIARFVTIPDPKRAGDVWFGYSEAPWPAEILKRNMSRAERQKHMRCVNVKAWLAGKDFDHAGNAMDAAALVSEFKFTQPERQKTTIPFLPPAQPTPSQKKPGSLGQIESLEEVMVVANPGFGFSFVHFARCKQQVPGMEEWLKKSASLSRPMMLALNDPAGIAQELSALIREKAGDFEVENDRSWKQASAVAIRGIKQAIEDQAAADELSSVRASAYTGKAAMELYAAGINKIQEELTPEQEKSARESAWNRYRDDYDHAAMSRFEIELKSEMESFTSAHLTPLAESFVSWYQDESYRTWLCCNHHDEYSHSGMRWTEIVENSLEGVVGHDVVQAAVIRDLTGRFDDIKNATMRALVLNDKIAAQILQEQSKSLVDNPGAWSNIFKAYGHVLDRGGKNPAELQQGLGLIAGFVYKISGGIVTCLAKVGTTVRRGTVSIAISAATRNNMMGLLGMLSGKRIERVGIKASEREMAHFLVEALSRGQPGVNRRELRARIDQHLRQELNERSGARVATGERNARGRKIFEWAVFWDKEAVAAARGGSPSSLGNLLLTEQQIRALVQNRASQHAAPHVSLDVRLGVVGLILDAWNVCDSFGKLDEKSEGPALRRELALSSALVGFTGTSMELIGIGLEKTMWGRTALATELRFGALQASTRAGAMGFFGKALGAVGGLLGAAIDGWKSVDAYRKGDIPMTVFYAVTAVSGAVVAILMLAGVLTAGVGFIILLVLGFISMLGEWLINLIRDDKVEVWLDKTPFGVHEHGRFGSVEEQDEAYNALMPAGA, encoded by the coding sequence ATGGATAAGACCCCGATGCGATCCTGTGATCCTGCGAAGAAATGTGACGTCTGCGATCAGATCGGACTGCCGATACTCCCGCTTCGCTATGCCGTATGTCGATCGGACGTGCGTGAGCAATGGAGAGGCCCTCCGCTGACGGGGAAATTCGGCAAGGGAGTGTCTAGCCTCGCTCTGCCCGGAAGTGAAGCGCATTACACCTTGCGACTTGCGCGCCAAGGGTATCTCTATGTATTCAATGAAGTTCGTGGTGAGTGGAAAGGCTATCAAGTGACTGAAGACGCCTATCTATTAGAGTTTGATCCCCTAGGCGTGCCGCCGCCACGAGAGGAATTTGCTCCAAGCTGTGCGCGTATGGCTAATTCGCAGATTGCACGCTTCGTTACGATTCCCGATCCGAAGCGCGCTGGAGACGTATGGTTTGGCTACAGCGAAGCACCTTGGCCAGCTGAGATACTGAAGCGCAACATGTCACGTGCTGAACGCCAGAAGCACATGCGCTGCGTCAATGTAAAAGCATGGTTAGCAGGAAAGGACTTTGATCACGCAGGCAACGCAATGGATGCAGCGGCCTTGGTCAGTGAGTTCAAATTCACTCAGCCTGAAAGGCAGAAAACCACGATTCCATTTCTGCCACCGGCCCAGCCTACGCCTTCGCAAAAAAAGCCAGGTTCTCTGGGTCAGATAGAGAGTCTTGAAGAAGTCATGGTTGTCGCCAATCCTGGTTTCGGATTCTCGTTCGTGCACTTTGCTCGATGTAAACAGCAGGTGCCAGGCATGGAGGAGTGGTTGAAAAAGAGTGCTTCGCTTAGTAGGCCGATGATGCTTGCGCTAAATGATCCTGCCGGCATTGCTCAGGAGCTGTCGGCGCTGATTCGGGAAAAGGCGGGGGATTTCGAAGTTGAGAATGACCGCAGCTGGAAGCAGGCAAGTGCTGTAGCCATTCGCGGCATAAAGCAGGCCATCGAGGATCAAGCAGCAGCTGATGAGCTTAGTTCAGTGCGCGCTAGCGCGTATACTGGCAAGGCTGCCATGGAGCTTTACGCAGCTGGTATCAACAAAATACAGGAGGAGCTGACGCCCGAGCAGGAAAAAAGCGCCCGAGAATCTGCGTGGAACAGATATCGCGACGACTACGATCATGCTGCGATGAGTCGCTTCGAGATTGAGCTTAAGAGCGAGATGGAGAGCTTTACTAGCGCTCATCTTACTCCGCTTGCCGAGAGCTTTGTCAGCTGGTACCAGGACGAATCCTATCGAACCTGGCTGTGCTGCAACCATCATGACGAGTACTCGCACAGTGGAATGCGCTGGACGGAGATCGTCGAAAATTCGCTTGAAGGAGTCGTAGGTCACGACGTCGTCCAGGCAGCAGTCATCAGGGATCTGACCGGGCGATTCGATGACATCAAGAACGCAACCATGCGTGCGCTCGTTCTGAACGACAAGATTGCCGCTCAGATTCTGCAGGAACAATCGAAATCACTGGTCGACAATCCTGGCGCTTGGTCAAATATATTCAAGGCATATGGGCATGTCTTGGACAGAGGTGGCAAGAATCCAGCTGAGCTTCAGCAGGGGCTTGGGTTGATCGCAGGCTTTGTCTACAAAATTTCGGGTGGAATCGTCACATGTCTGGCAAAAGTCGGTACCACGGTGCGCCGGGGGACTGTAAGCATTGCAATCAGCGCCGCCACACGTAATAACATGATGGGGCTTCTGGGGATGCTTTCCGGGAAGCGCATTGAACGGGTAGGCATCAAGGCATCCGAGCGTGAAATGGCGCACTTCCTCGTTGAGGCGTTGAGTCGGGGGCAGCCCGGGGTCAATAGGAGAGAGTTGCGTGCCCGCATCGACCAACATCTGCGCCAGGAACTAAATGAGCGTAGTGGCGCCCGCGTTGCGACCGGTGAGCGAAATGCGCGTGGGAGAAAAATTTTCGAATGGGCGGTATTTTGGGATAAGGAGGCGGTGGCCGCAGCGCGCGGGGGTAGCCCTTCATCGCTAGGGAACTTGTTGCTGACGGAGCAGCAGATAAGGGCGCTGGTACAGAACCGAGCATCCCAGCATGCCGCTCCGCACGTTAGCCTTGACGTGAGACTTGGTGTGGTAGGCCTGATCCTTGACGCGTGGAACGTATGCGACTCGTTTGGCAAGCTCGACGAAAAGTCGGAAGGGCCTGCCTTACGTCGTGAATTGGCCCTGAGTTCGGCACTTGTAGGCTTTACTGGCACCAGCATGGAACTGATCGGCATTGGGCTAGAAAAAACAATGTGGGGCCGTACCGCGCTGGCAACAGAGCTTCGATTTGGTGCGCTGCAGGCGTCAACAAGGGCCGGGGCTATGGGGTTTTTCGGTAAAGCCCTTGGTGCGGTTGGTGGTCTATTAGGTGCGGCAATTGATGGCTGGAAGTCAGTGGACGCTTACAGGAAAGGTGATATCCCCATGACGGTCTTTTACGCTGTGACAGCGGTATCGGGAGCTGTTGTCGCTATTCTCATGCTTGCGGGGGTTCTTACCGCGGGCGTTGGATTTATTATTCTTCTTGTGCTTGGTTTTATAAGCATGCTGGGTGAATGGCTAATTAATTTGATTAGGGACGATAAGGTTGAAGTGTGGTTGGACAAGACACCTTTTGGCGTGCACGAACATGGGAGGTTTGGGTCCGTCGAAGAGCAAGATGAGGCATATAATGCGCTCATGCCGGCCGGGGCGTAA
- a CDS encoding DUF4123 domain-containing protein, producing the protein MNPLLIERHVVGMWPCEPIVPLELKGQGHLFPYLLRLGEMSIDEKLRALDATVAYGQAHDKEPFSALIGTAAKAGRVRGHLARMMVRRVEGEKMLFRFYDPRVWSCLQWILSASQLDALLGPIDVWTTRDATGDTWTQSQSMQSAESEFAMDLSQLSAVASLGSVNKVLKRLREEEVHVGGSLPLSKRVYTEIENARAAGLVNADDQEAFAFLSMSISPRIHDRPEFQDLMHLARKEPGAYRSLVFEVDEQKIQQYATELEHQGAWQNG; encoded by the coding sequence ATGAACCCGCTGCTGATTGAACGGCACGTTGTTGGGATGTGGCCCTGTGAACCCATCGTACCGCTTGAATTGAAGGGGCAGGGGCACCTTTTTCCGTATCTTTTACGGCTGGGAGAAATGTCTATAGATGAGAAGCTTCGCGCCTTAGACGCCACGGTGGCCTACGGGCAAGCACACGATAAAGAGCCATTTTCTGCTCTTATCGGTACTGCCGCTAAAGCCGGGCGGGTGCGCGGCCATCTTGCGAGGATGATGGTTCGACGCGTCGAGGGCGAAAAGATGCTGTTTAGATTTTACGACCCCCGCGTTTGGTCATGCCTGCAGTGGATTCTTTCTGCCTCGCAATTGGATGCACTGCTTGGTCCAATTGACGTGTGGACAACGCGCGACGCAACTGGAGACACATGGACACAGTCCCAGAGCATGCAATCAGCGGAGAGTGAATTCGCGATGGACTTGTCGCAGTTATCCGCAGTGGCGTCGCTGGGATCGGTCAATAAAGTACTTAAACGACTTCGGGAAGAAGAGGTTCATGTGGGCGGAAGCCTTCCGTTGTCCAAACGCGTGTATACCGAAATAGAAAATGCGAGAGCGGCAGGGCTCGTGAACGCGGATGACCAAGAGGCTTTCGCATTTTTGTCAATGTCGATATCTCCACGGATACACGATCGTCCGGAGTTTCAGGATTTGATGCACTTGGCGCGGAAAGAGCCCGGTGCTTACCGTAGCCTGGTTTTCGAAGTGGATGAGCAGAAGATTCAGCAATACGCGACTGAACTTGAACATCAAGGAGCTTGGCAGAATGGATAA
- a CDS encoding phospholipase effector Tle1 domain-containing protein, with product MSQARKESKDSDQKRAFLDRTKVEAEQRCPACQQVLWLSFLFDGFGYTNKNGPASNIAKIHAALREDTAHGARAFYYPGLGAEFDPENAALAAALGDKAGKEIEDKVSSAPKDAAKGAVTDAWKESERLRDKSYANRAAWTIDRVKKQAKQIVKTAQKPVTTVAKEGWKKLRKEWRGLWKDVVRHPWRAAKDAGAAVAKNTAGYGAESVGLIRDSTLGAALFNTGVDTRLKSAETDFKAAFALAKAKLPVHRVNVAIFGYDMGGGIALAFSKLLIDDICASGRYQAVEVKIRFMGLFDCVTNRYDDNLLTGFIPLSNKVSSEIKLLPEVERCVHYAAAHELRFYKPLTIIGGTASATGNRQELLFPGSQVDVGGGAEAEEAGVLDGLARYPLEMMYNRAYGAGIPMPSLTELEDLDVALYVKFVVNSEVQSFQRKYRAILTTLVEDVKEISPAVIRLNLPYVCTYTKPGQRTAEQESQCYVPPEPLVVRSLPKDIQGQMKGHMIIYIQWLRMWYEQFAKTANEQTGSWLLGAPKYPAAKGRYDKLAAELRYLERNARSVDTFNMEQAKKQIDGEVASNIFVTDPQGQALYWIWNNPGKRLPEVEALYGGFLKYVHDSMAESSLEGAYGSFAASKHYMNRRPMQKIETKPDKSFLGDLWESYKSLYK from the coding sequence GTGAGTCAGGCGAGAAAAGAAAGTAAAGATTCAGACCAAAAGCGCGCATTTCTTGATCGCACAAAAGTCGAGGCTGAACAGAGATGCCCAGCATGCCAGCAGGTGCTCTGGTTAAGTTTCCTCTTTGACGGTTTTGGTTACACAAACAAGAATGGTCCTGCAAGTAACATTGCGAAAATTCATGCAGCCTTACGCGAAGATACGGCACACGGTGCACGGGCTTTTTACTACCCTGGTCTTGGCGCAGAATTCGACCCCGAGAACGCCGCACTTGCTGCCGCCCTGGGCGACAAAGCCGGCAAGGAGATCGAGGACAAGGTCAGCTCCGCACCGAAGGATGCCGCCAAGGGCGCGGTGACGGATGCCTGGAAGGAAAGCGAACGGCTGCGTGACAAGTCCTACGCGAATCGTGCGGCCTGGACGATAGATCGCGTCAAGAAGCAAGCGAAGCAGATCGTCAAGACGGCCCAGAAGCCCGTTACCACTGTAGCTAAGGAAGGCTGGAAAAAATTGCGCAAGGAATGGCGTGGGCTCTGGAAGGACGTAGTCAGGCACCCGTGGCGCGCAGCCAAGGATGCTGGCGCGGCCGTGGCCAAGAATACCGCTGGCTATGGAGCCGAAAGCGTCGGACTGATCCGCGACTCGACCCTCGGTGCGGCGCTGTTCAACACAGGCGTGGATACGCGCCTGAAGTCGGCCGAGACCGATTTCAAGGCCGCGTTCGCACTGGCCAAGGCCAAGCTGCCGGTGCACAGGGTCAACGTGGCGATCTTTGGCTACGACATGGGCGGCGGGATCGCGCTTGCGTTCAGCAAGCTGCTGATCGACGACATCTGCGCGAGTGGTCGCTACCAAGCGGTCGAGGTCAAGATCCGCTTTATGGGCCTGTTCGATTGCGTGACGAATCGCTACGACGATAACCTGCTGACCGGATTCATCCCGCTCAGCAACAAGGTGTCGTCGGAGATAAAGTTGCTGCCCGAGGTCGAACGCTGCGTGCATTATGCGGCGGCACATGAACTGCGCTTCTACAAGCCGTTGACGATTATCGGTGGCACTGCCAGCGCGACGGGCAACCGGCAGGAGCTGCTTTTTCCCGGTAGCCAGGTGGATGTGGGGGGAGGTGCCGAAGCCGAGGAAGCGGGTGTGCTGGATGGACTTGCACGTTATCCGCTAGAGATGATGTACAACCGGGCTTATGGCGCGGGAATTCCCATGCCCAGCTTAACCGAATTAGAAGATCTCGATGTCGCTTTGTATGTGAAATTTGTAGTAAATAGTGAGGTTCAATCCTTTCAGCGCAAATATCGCGCCATTTTAACTACGCTGGTTGAAGACGTAAAAGAAATCAGCCCCGCAGTAATCCGCCTGAACCTTCCATACGTCTGTACCTACACCAAGCCTGGCCAACGCACGGCCGAGCAGGAAAGCCAGTGCTATGTGCCGCCGGAGCCGCTGGTGGTGCGCTCGCTGCCCAAGGACATTCAGGGGCAGATGAAGGGGCATATGATCATCTACATTCAGTGGCTGCGGATGTGGTACGAACAATTCGCAAAGACCGCCAACGAGCAGACAGGCTCCTGGTTGTTGGGTGCCCCGAAATATCCCGCCGCCAAAGGCCGGTACGACAAGCTCGCGGCCGAACTGAGGTACCTTGAACGCAACGCGCGTTCGGTCGATACCTTCAATATGGAACAGGCAAAGAAACAGATCGACGGAGAGGTCGCATCCAATATCTTTGTCACCGATCCGCAAGGCCAAGCGCTTTATTGGATATGGAACAACCCTGGTAAGCGACTGCCAGAGGTCGAGGCGCTTTATGGTGGATTTCTTAAATATGTACACGACAGCATGGCAGAGAGCAGCCTTGAGGGTGCGTACGGTTCGTTCGCGGCATCCAAGCATTATATGAACCGCCGTCCGATGCAGAAGATCGAGACTAAGCCCGACAAGAGTTTCTTGGGGGATTTATGGGAATCCTATAAAAGCCTCTACAAATAG